A single Spirochaetaceae bacterium DNA region contains:
- a CDS encoding formylglycine-generating enzyme family protein, translated as MTRGCCAPPPPANRGAAVHRAAGGARAAVGGAHDDGRAMCELPAAAFLMGTDAGDGFPADGEGPVREVSLHGFAIDLCAVSVADFAAFVDDTGYVTEAEHFGWSFVFRNHVPKNAFRKNLVRTVPGLAWWYAVDRACWRRPEGPGSQARQRDDHPVTHVSHADAEAYCAWAGKRLPTEAEWEYAARGGLEQRRYAWGDELTPGGRHRCNIWQGRFPDHDRAADGFAGTCPVRTYPANGYGLYNVAGNVWEWCADWFSPDHHLTAPRVDPTGPARGSNRVMRGGSFLCHRSYCNRYRVGARTSNSPDSSTANLGFRCARSL; from the coding sequence ATGACCCGGGGATGTTGCGCGCCGCCGCCGCCGGCGAACCGCGGTGCCGCCGTTCATCGCGCCGCGGGCGGTGCACGGGCGGCGGTCGGGGGAGCCCACGACGACGGCCGCGCGATGTGCGAGCTGCCGGCGGCAGCCTTCCTGATGGGAACCGATGCCGGCGACGGCTTTCCCGCCGACGGCGAGGGCCCGGTGCGCGAGGTGTCCCTGCACGGCTTCGCCATCGACCTGTGTGCGGTGAGCGTCGCCGACTTCGCCGCGTTCGTGGACGACACCGGCTACGTCACCGAGGCGGAGCACTTCGGCTGGTCGTTCGTGTTCCGGAACCACGTCCCGAAGAACGCGTTCCGGAAGAACCTGGTGCGCACCGTACCCGGCCTGGCGTGGTGGTACGCGGTGGATCGCGCCTGCTGGCGGCGTCCGGAAGGCCCCGGTTCGCAGGCCCGGCAACGGGACGACCACCCGGTGACGCACGTGTCGCACGCCGACGCCGAGGCGTACTGCGCGTGGGCCGGCAAGCGGCTGCCCACCGAGGCGGAGTGGGAGTATGCCGCGCGCGGCGGCCTGGAGCAGCGCCGCTACGCCTGGGGCGACGAGCTTACGCCGGGCGGCAGGCACCGCTGCAACATCTGGCAGGGCAGGTTCCCGGACCACGACCGCGCCGCCGACGGTTTCGCCGGCACCTGCCCGGTACGCACCTATCCGGCCAACGGCTACGGGTTGTACAACGTGGCCGGCAACGTGTGGGAGTGGTGCGCCGACTGGTTCAGCCCCGACCACCACCTGACCGCGCCGCGCGTAGACCCGACCGGCCCGGCGCGCGGCAGCAACCGCGTGATGCGCGGCGGCTCGTTCCTGTGCCACCGCTCCTACTGCAACCGCTACCGGGTGGGTGCGCGCACCAGCAACTCGCCGGACAGCTCGACCGCCAACCTCGGATTCCGCTGCGCGAGGTCCTTGTGA
- the serC gene encoding 3-phosphoserine/phosphohydroxythreonine transaminase encodes MHVPHRTTGSLHSESAAPQGRAHNFNAGPGALPVPVLAAARAALCELPGAGVTILEVSHRSAEFEEILAETEANVRALLGIDDAWAVLFLQGGARQQFALIPINFLAGGGRRAEYVVSGYWSRTAHAEAALAGSSAVLWDGAGEHYRRMPRPDELVLPAARRAATAYVHYTVNETIEGTQLQELPKFGAVPAICDASSEILSRPLPLERCAMVYASAQKNLGPAGLTLVAVRRDLLERAAPALPAMFDYRRLAAARSLLNTPPVFAIYVTLLVTRWIRDEIGGLEEMARRNRAKAQILYQVLDESGGFYRGHALPESRSHMNVTWRLADPASEPMFLEQASAAGFMGLAGHRSVGGLRASLYNAVSPASCRELAAFMKEFVRCHG; translated from the coding sequence TTGCACGTACCACATCGAACAACAGGATCTCTCCACTCGGAATCGGCGGCGCCGCAGGGGCGGGCGCACAACTTCAACGCCGGTCCCGGTGCGCTGCCGGTCCCGGTGCTGGCGGCGGCGCGCGCGGCGCTGTGCGAACTGCCGGGAGCCGGCGTCACGATTCTTGAAGTCAGCCACCGCTCGGCGGAGTTCGAGGAGATCCTGGCCGAAACCGAAGCGAACGTACGCGCACTGCTCGGCATCGACGACGCCTGGGCGGTGTTGTTCCTGCAGGGCGGCGCGCGGCAGCAGTTCGCCCTGATCCCGATCAACTTCCTCGCCGGCGGGGGGCGCCGCGCGGAGTACGTGGTGAGCGGCTACTGGAGCCGTACGGCGCACGCCGAGGCGGCCCTGGCGGGCAGCAGCGCCGTACTGTGGGACGGCGCCGGCGAACACTACCGCCGCATGCCGCGCCCGGACGAGCTGGTCCTCCCGGCCGCGCGGCGCGCCGCCACCGCGTACGTGCACTACACGGTCAACGAGACCATCGAGGGCACGCAGCTCCAGGAGCTGCCGAAGTTCGGCGCGGTGCCGGCGATCTGCGACGCCTCATCGGAGATCCTCTCCCGTCCGCTGCCGCTGGAGCGCTGCGCGATGGTCTACGCGAGCGCGCAGAAGAACCTGGGGCCGGCGGGGCTCACGCTGGTGGCCGTGCGCCGCGACCTGCTGGAACGCGCCGCGCCCGCGCTGCCGGCGATGTTCGACTACCGGCGGCTGGCCGCGGCACGCTCGCTGCTCAACACGCCGCCGGTGTTCGCCATCTACGTGACGCTCCTGGTGACGCGCTGGATCCGCGACGAGATCGGCGGCCTGGAGGAGATGGCGCGCCGCAACCGCGCCAAGGCGCAGATTCTGTACCAGGTACTGGACGAATCGGGGGGATTCTACCGCGGCCACGCGCTGCCGGAGAGCCGGTCGCACATGAACGTGACCTGGCGGCTTGCCGATCCGGCGTCGGAGCCGATGTTCCTGGAGCAGGCGTCCGCCGCCGGGTTCATGGGGCTCGCCGGCCACCGCTCGGTAGGTGGGCTGCGCGCGTCGTTGTACAATGCCGTGTCACCAGCGAGTTGCCGCGAGTTGGCCGCGTTCATGAAGGAGTTCGTGCGGTGTCACGGCTAG
- a CDS encoding type II toxin-antitoxin system VapC family toxin — protein MTWLLDTSVCVPLINRSDEHLASRLLNTTPGSIYLCSVVKAELHFGAQNSQRVADNVRRLETFCAAFPSLPFDDEAAKHYGIVRAQLRREGRPIGANDLMIASIALAGAITLATRNVDEFSRVAGLKIEGW, from the coding sequence GTGACGTGGTTGCTCGACACCAGCGTCTGCGTGCCGCTGATCAATCGGTCGGATGAGCACTTGGCGAGCCGATTGCTCAACACGACCCCCGGATCGATATACCTCTGCAGTGTCGTCAAGGCGGAACTCCACTTCGGGGCCCAGAACTCGCAACGAGTCGCCGACAACGTGCGCCGCTTGGAGACCTTCTGCGCGGCGTTTCCGTCGCTGCCGTTCGATGACGAGGCGGCGAAGCACTACGGGATCGTACGAGCCCAGCTTCGCCGGGAAGGCCGGCCGATCGGGGCGAACGACCTGATGATCGCATCGATCGCCCTTGCCGGCGCCATTACGCTGGCCACGCGCAACGTTGACGAGTTCAGCCGTGTCGCGGGCCTGAAGATCGAGGGCTGGTAA
- a CDS encoding TRAP transporter TatT component family protein: MRVAGDRAGPWGTGRNFAVRRGACRHARRVLAGLFVVLALPGCSVQRLAARASAGLVADSFAAVNAEYDLELAAGGAAAGLPLLEGVLRGDPDAVDVRLLAAEAYSGYALAFVEQDDPARAVGLYRRARDHALHAWRVAARHGGVAEPADRLWFDLDALDRYLAGLEPRFVPAVYWTAQGWGGMVKNRPGDPELVADVPVLQALGRFVLRHDPAFGYAGAHVLLGALSGSMPAILGGAPAARDHFEAALRLTGRRFLMTHVLYAATYAVQVQDRALFESLLDEVRGADLDLLPERRLANAVAQQRAGRLARAVDELFQ; this comes from the coding sequence GTGAGAGTGGCTGGCGACCGCGCAGGACCGTGGGGGACCGGACGGAACTTCGCCGTGCGGCGTGGCGCCTGCCGGCACGCCCGTCGGGTTCTCGCCGGCCTGTTCGTGGTGCTCGCGTTGCCGGGGTGCAGCGTGCAGCGCCTGGCCGCGCGCGCCAGTGCGGGACTGGTGGCCGACAGCTTCGCCGCCGTCAATGCCGAATACGACCTGGAACTCGCCGCAGGCGGAGCGGCGGCCGGCCTGCCGCTGCTGGAGGGGGTGCTGCGCGGCGACCCGGATGCCGTCGACGTGCGCCTGCTGGCGGCCGAAGCGTATTCCGGCTACGCGCTGGCGTTCGTGGAGCAGGACGACCCGGCGCGCGCCGTCGGCTTGTACCGGCGCGCACGCGACCACGCGCTGCACGCCTGGCGGGTCGCGGCTCGGCACGGTGGAGTCGCGGAACCGGCGGACCGCCTGTGGTTCGATCTCGACGCCCTCGACCGGTACCTGGCCGGTCTCGAGCCGCGCTTCGTGCCGGCCGTCTACTGGACCGCACAGGGCTGGGGCGGCATGGTCAAGAACCGGCCGGGCGACCCGGAGCTGGTCGCCGACGTGCCGGTTCTGCAGGCGCTCGGGCGCTTCGTGCTGCGCCACGATCCCGCCTTCGGCTACGCCGGCGCCCACGTCCTGCTCGGCGCCCTGTCCGGCTCGATGCCGGCGATCCTCGGCGGCGCGCCGGCCGCGCGCGACCACTTCGAGGCGGCCCTGCGCCTTACCGGCCGGCGCTTTCTGATGACCCACGTGCTGTACGCCGCCACCTACGCCGTGCAGGTGCAGGACCGCGCGCTGTTCGAAAGCCTGCTCGACGAGGTGCGCGGCGCCGACCTCGACCTGCTGCCGGAACGCCGCCTGGCCAACGCGGTCGCGCAGCAACGCGCCGGCCGGCTGGCGCGTGCGGTCGACGAACTGTTTCAATGA